Proteins encoded by one window of Blautia argi:
- a CDS encoding tyrosine-type recombinase/integrase, giving the protein MSNVKRKDSKNRNLRNGESQRKDGRYVYKYTDIYGKPQFIYSWKLVPTDKTPAGKRDDISLREKETQIKKDLNDGIDTAGGKMTVCQLCDKKNSQRKNIKRATEKGRQYLMNALKNDPLGMRAIDTVKQSDAKEWAIRMSEKGYAYKTIDNYKRSLKASFYMAIQDDCIRKNPFEFKLSDVLEDDTEQKVILTPEQEERLLAFMETDKIYSKYYDEVVLLLETGLRISEFCGLTTHIDMQNRILNIDHQLLKDSKIGYYIETPKTQNGKRELPLTERAYQAIQRILKNRGKAQPLIVGGYSNFLFLNREGLPKVAGNYEGMVRGLIKKYNKYHTDKLPNITPHSFRHTYCTNMANKGMNPNTLQYLMGHANITMTLGYYAHGTFQSAKAELERLAC; this is encoded by the coding sequence ATGTCTAATGTGAAACGAAAAGACAGTAAAAATCGCAATTTGCGTAATGGAGAGAGCCAGCGAAAAGACGGAAGATACGTTTATAAATATACCGATATATACGGAAAGCCACAATTTATTTATTCTTGGAAACTTGTACCGACAGACAAGACACCTGCTGGAAAACGTGATGATATATCGTTGAGGGAAAAAGAAACACAGATAAAAAAAGACCTTAACGACGGTATCGACACAGCAGGCGGTAAAATGACAGTCTGCCAGCTCTGCGACAAGAAGAACAGCCAAAGAAAGAACATCAAAAGGGCTACTGAAAAAGGACGACAGTATCTTATGAACGCTCTAAAAAATGACCCGTTGGGTATGAGGGCGATTGATACCGTCAAACAGTCGGACGCTAAAGAATGGGCTATCAGAATGAGTGAAAAAGGATATGCCTATAAAACGATTGATAACTATAAGCGTTCCTTGAAAGCGTCATTTTACATGGCAATACAAGACGACTGTATCAGAAAGAACCCGTTTGAATTTAAGCTAAGTGATGTTCTGGAAGATGATACGGAGCAGAAAGTTATCCTTACACCAGAGCAGGAAGAACGCCTGCTTGCCTTTATGGAAACAGATAAAATTTACAGTAAGTATTATGATGAGGTTGTGCTTCTGCTGGAAACGGGACTTCGTATTTCTGAATTTTGCGGACTGACGACACATATTGATATGCAGAACAGAATACTCAATATAGACCACCAGCTATTGAAAGACAGCAAAATCGGCTACTATATTGAAACACCAAAGACCCAAAACGGAAAACGGGAACTTCCATTGACAGAACGGGCTTATCAAGCAATCCAAAGGATACTAAAGAACAGAGGAAAAGCACAACCGTTGATTGTAGGTGGTTACAGCAATTTCCTATTCTTAAACCGTGAGGGCTTGCCTAAAGTTGCAGGAAACTATGAGGGCATGGTGCGAGGACTGATTAAGAAGTATAACAAGTATCACACAGATAAGTTACCAAACATTACGCCACATTCATTCCGACATACTTATTGTACGAATATGGCAAACAAAGGAATGAACCCAAACACTCTGCAATATCTCATGGGACACGCTAACATAACCATGACACTTGGTTATTACGCACACGGTACATTTCAATCTGCAAAAGCGGAACTGGAAAGACTGGCTTGTTAA
- a CDS encoding excisionase, with translation MNNTDVPIWEKYTLTIEEASKYFRIGEKKLRKLAEENIDAGWVIVNGNRIQIKRKQFEKIIDTLDEI, from the coding sequence ATGAACAATACTGATGTGCCTATCTGGGAAAAATATACGCTGACGATTGAAGAAGCGTCCAAATACTTCCGCATTGGCGAAAAGAAATTGCGTAAATTAGCCGAAGAAAACATTGACGCTGGCTGGGTTATCGTGAACGGTAACCGTATTCAGATTAAGCGAAAACAATTTGAAAAAATCATAGATACATTGGACGAAATCTAA